One Trichomycterus rosablanca isolate fTriRos1 chromosome 23, fTriRos1.hap1, whole genome shotgun sequence genomic window carries:
- the pex2 gene encoding peroxisome biogenesis factor 2, which yields MAEVRGGDSHSENSTSRVLRISQLDAFELDDALEQLVWSQFARCFQHFKPGLLTRVEPELKALLQLLVWRFTVYSKSATVGQNLLNIRYHNTLIPGQKYRPLSQQQKLWLALFTVGEKWLQERSHSFFLSHSGFQKAQRALASLSGMAKAASLLNFLFFLRSGSFPTLTERLLGVRPVFVRPQGAREINFQYMNRELLWHGFAEFIIFLLPLLNVWKLKAKAFGLFSFSDQSGNQAESSGHSECAICTEWPIMPHSIGCGHVFCYYCIKSRAVADAFFSCPKCRTEVTTIQPVKLQIEMIKMQQT from the exons ATGG CTGAAGTCAGGGGTGGTGATTCTCACTCTGAGAACTCTACATCGCGTGTCCTGAGAATCAGCCAGCTGGACGCCTTCGAGCTGGACGATGCCCTGGAGCAGCTCGTCTGGTCCCAGTTTGCCCGGTGCTTCCAGCATTTTAAACCGGGCCTGCTGACTCGCGTCGAGCCGGAACTAAAAGCTCTCCTGCAGCTCCTGGTGTGGAGGTTCACTGTTTATTCCAAGAGCGCCACTGTGGGTCAGAATCTACTCAACATCCGTTACCACAACACGCTCATTCCCGGGCAGAAGTACAGACCTTTGAGCCAGCAGCAGAAACTGTGGTTGGCATTGTTCACGGTGGGTGAGAAATGGCTGCAGGAACGTTCGCACAGCTTCTTCCTGAGCCACTCGGGTTTCCAAAAAGCCCAGCGAGCTCTAGCGTCGCTTAGCGGAATGGCTAAAGCAGCTAGCCTGCTcaattttcttttcttcctACGGAGTGGCTCTTTCCCCACACTGACCGAGAGGTTGCTCGGAGTGAGGCCGGTCTTCGTGCGACCCCAGGGCGCTCGCGAAATCAACTTCCAGTACATGAACCGGGAGCTGCTGTGGCACGGTTTTGCCGAGTTCATTATTTTTCTCCTGCCGCTGTTGAACGTCTGGAAGCTGAAGGCTAAAGCGTTCGggcttttctctttttctgaTCAGTCCGGCAACCAAGCGGAATCCAGCGGTCATTCTGAGTGCGCTATATGCACCGAATGGCCCATCATGCCCCATTCCATCGGCTGCGGTCACGTCTTTTGCTACTACTGCATCAAAAGCCGCGCGGTGGCCGACGCGTTCTTTTCATGTCCCAAATGCAGGACCGAGGTAACGACCATCCAGCCGGTCAAGCTTCAAATAGAGATGATTAAAATGCAGCAGACGTGA